A section of the Cryobacterium soli genome encodes:
- the mscL gene encoding large conductance mechanosensitive channel protein MscL: MGMINGFKEFIMRGNVIELAVAVVIGAAFTKVVTAIVEGVFNPLIGALFNAESLNGSLNVPLGASVISFGVVLAALIQFLLVAAVVYFAFVMPLNTLKEHQARRRQAGVPLDPKKNPVTDLDLLTEIRDLLAAQNAAVTPSAATDAPAPYTAGTSPSGPDGAKHTL; this comes from the coding sequence ATGGGCATGATCAACGGTTTCAAAGAATTCATCATGCGCGGCAATGTCATCGAGCTCGCTGTCGCCGTTGTCATCGGGGCCGCGTTCACGAAGGTGGTCACGGCTATCGTCGAGGGCGTTTTCAACCCTCTGATCGGCGCGCTCTTCAACGCGGAGTCCCTCAACGGTTCCCTGAACGTGCCGCTGGGCGCCAGCGTCATTTCGTTCGGAGTCGTCCTGGCCGCCCTGATCCAATTCCTGCTCGTGGCCGCGGTCGTGTACTTCGCCTTCGTGATGCCGCTCAACACACTCAAAGAGCACCAGGCCCGTCGCCGTCAGGCCGGCGTGCCGCTGGACCCCAAGAAGAACCCCGTCACCGACCTCGACCTGCTCACCGAGATCCGCGACCTGCTCGCTGCGCAGAACGCCGCCGTCACGCCCTCCGCCGCCACGGATGCCCCCGCTCCGTACACCGCAGGCACCTCTCCCAGTGGGCCCGACGGCGCCAAGCACACCCTCTAG
- a CDS encoding FmdB family zinc ribbon protein, producing MPTYSYRCTECDTAFDIQQAFTDNTLTECPTCGGKLRKVYSSIGVSFTGSGFYRNDSRAESSGKSSLSAEKSATKSDSKSDSSPAAKPAEKSGAAASTSSSGSSSGGSSSSSSSSSSSSSSPTPAPKST from the coding sequence GTGCCTACCTATTCCTACCGTTGCACCGAGTGTGACACCGCCTTCGATATCCAGCAGGCGTTCACCGACAACACCCTCACCGAGTGCCCCACCTGCGGCGGCAAGCTGCGCAAGGTCTACTCGTCGATCGGGGTGAGCTTCACCGGCTCGGGCTTCTACCGCAACGATTCGCGCGCTGAGTCCAGCGGCAAGTCATCGCTGTCCGCAGAGAAGAGCGCGACCAAGTCGGACAGCAAGTCCGACTCGTCCCCGGCCGCGAAGCCGGCCGAGAAGTCCGGCGCCGCCGCATCTACCTCGTCGAGCGGGTCGTCGTCAGGCGGGTCGTCGTCGTCTTCCTCCTCCTCCTCCTCCTCGAGTTCATCGCCGACTCCGGCGCCGAAGTCGACCTGA